Genomic segment of Hydractinia symbiolongicarpus strain clone_291-10 chromosome 5, HSymV2.1, whole genome shotgun sequence:
TTTCGAATGCTTTTTCGAACGTTTCACTATCTTCGAATTTTTGGACGCTCGTCgtagcaaatatttttattgactcAGCTTAAAAACAAGCTtgttttaagaaaaagaaagaaaatggcGGTGTCCGAAGAAAAAGCTTCTTCAGATATAGAAAAAAGTTTTATGAAAGAGAAATTGGAAAAGACAATATCTACTGAAGAGGTTGAAGATGGtattaaaaccgatgcaatgttggatgaaattgCTGCAAAGGTCGATGCGTTGGACTTTAATAAAACCGAAGAAGAGGAGGACGATGAGGACAACTTTCATTCGAAATGTGTCGAAACAGTGAAGAAGCAAGGAGAAACCATCAACACTCTTGTACAACAGTTGCGAATCATGTTTGATGAATATCAAAGTATCGATCAAGAACGAGAATATTATGAAGAATTAAACGATGCTCTTATTCGTTGCTTAGAACTGACTGAAGGTAGGATTGAATTTGAAAGTGATGATTCGGACAAAGAAGAGGAAAATATAACTAATTTGATTTCCAAAGAACCGAAAGACTCGTCCGTcgaaataaaaagtttagaaaaagaGAATAACAGCGACGTGAAGGAAACTGAAGAATTGAAAGTAGAAAGCAAAAAGGCTGATGCGAAAGAAGAAACatatgaagatgaagaagaaacgAACGAAAGTGAAGAATCGAACGAAACCAAAAGGTTCGCCAAAAGTGAACTTATACGTTTAAACAGAATTTTATTGCGAGAAATATTTGAGCTTCGCCACCAAATCGATGTAATGAAAGAAAACATTCGAGAATACTTATACTCCGACGAAGAAAGTGAAGATGACACTGCCACCGACGAGGATGAGCATGTTTGTGAGCACTGTGCAGGTGGAGAGCTcgagaaaagaagaagaaagagagACGACGGCGACgacgacgatgatgatgatgatgatgaagaagaaTACGAGCATTTGGAGGATGAAGATTCGTCAAAAATTAAAGACGAACCAGACACGGAATAAAGAAGATCTGATAAACTGTTTATATCTTCATGGTTATTGTGTTTCACAAATTCTTTTTAAAGACGTTAGGTACGCAGTAAATCAGGGAGGAGAAAtgagaattaatttaaaatgttatagctatatatatatatcaatgtACTATTTATTTCTCTGACTTGTTATCTATTTattcatttgtttattttaaaaaagtgagGTAAGTATATAAAATGTTGTCCTCACCTGAGCAAGTCAAGGCAGGAGCAATTGCACGAGCAAATGCACCAGCAGAACGCAAGATACCAATACTCTCACCGGTGTCACTTTCATCAGCTAAAATATGAATTTTCTGTGTTGACAACTGATCACAATCATTTTGCCGAACAAACAACATTGcttatcaaaaaaaaacaactttgctCGCTTTATTACTCTCTGGCAATTCGCCTCTTGTGATTCTTTTGTAAGTAGCGTAATAAATCCAATTAGCGCCTCAAATAAGCACGTATTAGAAGAATAAGTTACAATAAATACAGTACGGTATTAAATAATCATTATTGAAATTGCAAAATAGAGTCAATATGAAACAGTGACTATTCCACACACACTGAACTTACTGTGTTGTGTAAATAACGACGTTAAACATGGTACGACCGTCCCTGCACCTAGTGGATTAAATGGAAAATTTGGTTAATTTAGCGGAATGTATTTTGCGGACAACAATAACATAAAATTGGTAGCAATTTTAATTTAGCGTCCGTCGAAAAACAATAATTCTGGCGAAAATTAAATATGGCGAATTTTTGTTAAGTTCTCTAAATTTCCTTTCTTCAAAAACTTCTTCTCTTAATGTAGAGAACTTTATATCAACCAGCTTATATAGAAAGAGTAACAAAGTATCTAATATTTTCTTACCAAATGAGTAAAGAAGTAAAGCTGCATAAGTAATTTGAACTGAATATGTAACACTGATCAACATCATAGCTGGTATGATGGCGACGATACCCTACAAAATAAAagtggttaaaaaatgaagCAATATCAAAACTAGCAGACCTAATACCACAGTTTAAAGAATCTTGACTGACAACAGCTTGATTTTTGAACAACCTTATAAGTGTGACTGGATTTTATGTTAGGAAAAAATATACTGTTACTAACACAAAGAAAAGTACGGTCGTCAAGAATATCAACTAAAGCGAGCCTCAGGTCCCCGCGAAAACTACCAAACTTTACATATAATTTTTCATGCACTGAAATGTGTACAAATTACTATTTTTGACATACAACAAATACAGTAGTTGTCTCCTGCGCTTTTTACTATAACTCTTCCCTTTTATGCAGACTTCATTAATCTATAGATAGTCGATAGACTACTAGGGGATTAAAACCCAAAAATTGTCCACATCAATCTAAAAAGATTTCACCAACAGCATGCAAAAATGTTTGAGTTTGtataaatcaaatttaaaatgttCTAACACCATGCacgcttttttctttttgttttagaaGAACACCTTTATAAAAAAGAGTCTTAGATTCTgccaaaaaaaatcttaaaatatttgtttaaaacTAAGAACAACCCGGACTCTTTTTCAACTTTCTTTTTGTCTACAACTACCGATAATTGTCTTTACTCGCGATCGCTTACAATAACTGCGAAAAAACATTCATTTTGCTTTTCTAGATCAACATAAATTCCAgggaactttaaaaataaaattccattaaaaaaaaacaagaacatttTAATGTAAGCTCAAattttacttcttttaaaaaaagtgtgtatttaTGGTTGTTTACATATGACGACATACCTGCATAGCTATTTTCTTTTCTCTATTCTGTTTCACCCTGCGAACATATCCTCctgtatttaaaaaagtataaggaTTGTTTATTTGTTCATGACAGCATGCTTATTGACACTTTTCTTGTCATCATCACGACGAATTTCAACAGATTTCACCAAACAGGATCTCTTTATTTTTGCGGACAACAATAACGTAAAATTGGTAGCCATTTTAATTTAGCGGCcgtcgaaaaataaaaaaaaataaaaaatctggcGAGAACTAAATATAGCGAATTTTTGTCAAGTCCGCTGTATAAGATCTAAATAAGCATATTATTTCTTTTACGCCTCTTGAAAAAGAGCGCCTAGTAagtaagtttttaaaataaatgccTCTAAGCTCCCAGGTTAAAAACCCTGTAAATCGGGGATGCTGGTTTAAATTGGTGTAGTTTTAATAAGCTGGCTAGAAAAATTACCTTGTACTATCATCATGATAAGACCAGCGAAGAAAAATAACTTCCCTTGTTGCATGCTGGAAAGAAAAGtacaaaatgtgtaaaaacaACCTTTTTTATCTCCTAAACTTACAAACGTGTTTTTTCAAATCGTGAttaatgaaattaaaattaattcccttaaagTATTTGCATATATACCTAGTAAAATTGAACCTCTCGTGTGTCAAAAATGTCAGTGTAAATTCCAGACCAGAAAAGAACAAAAGATACAAGAAGTTGGTTAGAGTTAAACTCTTCAATACTGCAACTTCTAAAAAAGAGAAGAGAAGAAACATTTACTGTATCTGGGCAAACATTAGAatcgaaataaaaacaaaacagatcgAAAGTGACAACTCACTCTTGTCATTCTTTATACTTGATAATGTGAATATGTTGAATGGATTGATCAAATTCAATGCTTTTGACAGGTTAGAAGAAATAGTTGTTTCCTAAAAAATCGATTGAAAACCATGTGGgaatgtctttattttataaaaacaacagaTTTTTGAACACAAGGCTGTCAATACAGTAGAAGAAGTGGAGATTAATATTTTATTGAGGACCCatgaaatctttaaaaatacCCTTCTAGGaagctaaaaaataaacaagttttATGTAACTTTAAAGCATTTCAAAGTTGAGTTTTGAAAACATTTAGGctcttatttttacttttaataaaaatttgaaacaataagaaatggtttgtttttttgtcaatattaatGACAATGTGGAGAATAATAACACACAACATATATTTCAAATCAGTAAGAGCATAACAGTAATACCTgatttctaaattaaaaaaagacccCCTTAATGCAAGCAGCCTTGAACAGCACATGCGCAACAAATCTTCGTACATATGTTTACCTTTTTCGTGATTTTAGTTTCGTCCAACAAAAAAACTGCGAAGAGTAAAGACATCATTTGGAAGGCAATTGCTACTTGCGCAGGCAGTGTGAATGAATTAGCAAGTCCAGTGCCTTGGACTTGTGATGCAAAATATGCACCAATCATAGGTCCGGATATAAAACCAAAGGAAAAGGCCAAACCAATAAATGCCTAAACACAAgttatttaaattataaaaaaaataattttgcattcTATCGTCAGTATAAGTTAATCATTTTCAGTGACATTAATATAAGAGATTCTACCATTCCCTTTCCTCTGTTTTCATTTGTAGTAACGTCAGATATCATAGTTGTGCACAATGTAACAGAGCCTTTACTTAGCCCTCCAACTACACGTGACAATAAAAATATGGAGAAAGTGTCAGCTTTCCACCAAATAATATATGATATTGAAGTgccaatctaaaaaaaacaataaaaatagataATTTACATGCGTAAAGATTGTTAACATAAATACTGAGAAAATAGAACTTTTTTTAgactttactaaaaaatataaaaaaggaacAGTGGTTAAAAGAAAGTGTTGTTTTTACTCACCATACTTaatatcaaaattttctttcttcCATACACATCTGAAAATGCACCAATGATTGGGCTTGAAACAAATTGcaataatgaaaataaagaaCCGAGGAGACCTAAAAAGTCAGAGACTGGAATGTCAAATCTTCTTCACTACCTCCTACACACATTCAAGAAAATTCATTTCAAGACAAAACAAAACTTACCTCCAATTAAAACGTTGTTGTATCTGCGCCTGTCAGGCATGTTAAGTTTGTTTCGTATCCATTCCATGATTTTATGAATATAATCCAACGCATAGTCTGACTGTTCTTGGCTGCTGTTTTGTTCATTGTAGGATTCGATGATGGAAGGAAAGAGAGGGAGGATTATAGTGAACGCGATTAGAtcaagaaataaaatgaaaaatatgatATATGTGCTCTTCATGATGCAATGCGATAGAGATTACACACAGGTTTTTTCGGTCAGCTATTTGTTCGTTTGTTTACTATttcaactaaaaataaaacaagatgcAGATTAGagcagtttaaaaataaaaataaaatgttgaaaatgttCAAGTTTCATACAGAATTTTGCGATGATGATTAATACCACtacaatttctttcttttccaaACAATTTTACTATTCACTCTAGTTTCGTTATTTTTTTAAGGTCTGCatcttaacaaaaaaaatatttactattaATACAAGAACATATTTTTAGCCATCAAAttcttcaacataaaaatgctTATAATCAGCTGTATAACGATTATTTCAATCTTCAATTCAAAAAAAGCATGTACAATCACATGTACATCACCATCACATTAAATGCGAAAAAAATGTCCCTTAGGTTCTTTTAATTTACACTTGTACATCTTTTCTTCAAGAAAAGTAATGATATAGATATATACAAAATGAATCAATTTTTATAATTACAGTGTTTACAATTCACATAGAAGCATATAGTTTCCTACattaaatgagatataattaaataataaaaattattgaatttttCCAATACTCAGATATTGTCTCTTGTTTACAAAACACACAATTTTTATGAGTAATGGTGATCATTTCTCTAATTTTAATTCAATGAAGGACTATATAATGTATTCTAAGATTTATATATAACCTGCTTGTTCTCgtatttctttttgtacatCTGCATGCAAATTTTTCCACTTTTCAGTAAGT
This window contains:
- the LOC130645752 gene encoding major facilitator superfamily domain-containing protein 10-like isoform X2: MKSTYIIFFILFLDLIAFTIILPLFPSIIESYNEQNSSQEQSDYALDYIHKIMEWIRNKLNMPDRRRYNNVLIGGLLGSLFSLLQFVSSPIIGAFSDVYGRKKILILSMIGTSISYIIWWKADTFSIFLLSRVVGGLSKGSVTLCTTMISDVTTNENRGKGMAFIGLAFSFGFISGPMIGAYFASQVQGTGLANSFTLPAQVAIAFQMMSLLFAVFLLDETKITKKETTISSNLSKALNLINPFNIFTLSSIKNDKKVAVLKSLTLTNFLYLLFFSGLEFTLTFLTHERFNFTSMQQGKLFFFAGLIMMIVQGGYVRRVKQNREKKIAMQGIVAIIPAMMLISVTYSVQITYAALLLYSFGAGTVVPCLTSLFTQHTDESDTGESIGILRSAGAFARAIAPALTCSVYWSFGSFVCYFIGALLFVIPLVLLRNTIISDVETKNK